One segment of Urocitellus parryii isolate mUroPar1 chromosome 5, mUroPar1.hap1, whole genome shotgun sequence DNA contains the following:
- the Scaf11 gene encoding protein SCAF11 isoform X4, giving the protein MKKKTVYTLNVGEQEYEDMEGEENRNGTATTGLFYSEADRCPICLNCLLEKEIGFPESCNHVFCVTCILKWAETLASCPIDRKPFQAVFKLSAVEGCVKIQVKRQLRETKDKNIESSLKKQPSCHESSESCIRKKNTIREDVLSARFYDLQVIHRISPYSKVRGKKNAAIKINKPRRSNQCASHCYRNFFSNMFSSSSPTGESSFTYRAYCTEFIEVSEISALIRQKRQELELSWFPDALPGIGRIGFIPWDIETEVLPLISSVLPRTIFPTSTVSLENFGTSFKGCTLTHTQEGEEKKQTSSTSNTRGSRRKPATATPTRRSTRNTRAETVSQSQRSPVSSNSGCDAPGNSNPSVSVSSPAESEKQRQAPKRKPVRRGRKPPILKKKLRSSIPPPEKSSSSDSVEEETAESDTPPVLEKEQQSDVESSDICSLQTDVENQSANCLKSYSEQIKESEECSKNHDVEEKEPLYSESTQDLPVLVGEEKENKLESSGIEGKVLCLESELSKDIFEKGSDPLENQDQVSESSESEVKVVVGSDHSPNDFLKCSRSETEIHQSVSSLHLDEKLENAESVVNKGIVESPVVVIIDHNDYSVKTEEIVVNPKLESSDGEIIQTADSKSFESTEIQLLRHVETGDAVIAATCDTSQNENSGSIKDSENNLLKNDVNTKSDKSLEENTESLVEHPTSPELPNTHIELTQKHFGEDDNEMIPMECDSFCSDQNESEIESSVNADTKQLNETSVAHSSENMPSSDPVNEKVETGSQPSESSLDKTDKAKKPRTRRSRFHSPSTTWSPNKDSTQEKKRSQSPSPKRDTGKESRKSRSPSPKKESGRGRKKSRSQSPKKDMTKERRHSQSRSPKRDSAREGRRSESLSPKRDISRENQRSQSRVKDSSSREKSRSRSRERENDRDGQRRDRDRERRTRRWSRSRSRSRSPLRSRTKSKSSSFGRNERDSYSPRWKERWTNDGWKCPRGNDRYRRNDPEKQNENTRKEKSDISSDADDPNSDKHRNDCPSWVTEKINSGPDPRTRNSEKLKDSHWEENRNENSGNSWNKNFGSGWMSNRGRGNRGRGTYRGSFAYTDQNENRWQNRKPLSGNSNSSGNDSFKYMEQPPYKRKNEQEFSFDTPADRSGWTSASSWAVRKTLPADVQNYYSRRGRNSSGPQSGWMRQEEETTEQDSNLKDQTNQEVDGSQLPINMMQPQMNVMQQQMSAHQPMNIFPYPMGVHAPLMNIQRNPFNIHPQLPLHLHTGVPLMQVAAPTSVTQGLPPPPPPPPPSQQVSYIASQPDGKQLQKLQIQEKAAQEVKLAIKPFYQNKDITKEEYKEIVRKAVDKVCHSKSGEVNSTKVANLVKAYVDKYKYSRKGSQKKTLEEPVSTEKNIG; this is encoded by the exons ACACTGGCTTCATGTCCTATTGACCGAAAACCTTTTCAGGCAGTGTTTAAATTGAGTGCTGTGGAAGGGTGTGTTAAG ATTCAAGTAAAAAGACAGCTGAGAGAAACAAAAGACAAGAATATTGAAAGCTCTCTTAAAAAACAGCCGTCCTGTCATGAAAGTTCAGAAAGCTGTATAAg gaaaaaaaacaccaTAAGGGAAGATGTATTAAGTGCAAGATTTTATGACTTGCAGGTGATACATA GAATCTCTCCATACAGTAAagtgagaggaaagaaaaatgcagcaataaagataaataag CCTCGAAGATCAAATCAGTGTGCCAGTCATTGCTACAGaaattttttctccaatatgttttcttctagtagtccCACTGGAGAATCTTCTTTTACCTATAGAGCTTACTG TACAGAATTTATAGAAGTCAGTGAAATCAGTGCATTGATTAGGCAGAAGAGACAGGAACTGGAATTGTCATGGTTTCCTGATGCACTGCCTGGAATTGGAAG aaTTGGTTTTATACCTTGGGATATTGAAACAGAAGTTCTTCCTCTCATTTCTTCTGTGTTGCCACGAACTATTTTTCCAACAAGTACCGTATCTTTAGAAAATTTTG GTACTTCTTTCAAGGGATGCACGTTGACACATacccaggaaggagaagaaaagaagcagacTTCTAGCACATCAAATACTAGAGGATCAAGACGAAAACCTGCAACAGCAACTCCTACAAGAAGATCTACACGTAATACAAGAGCTGAGACTGTCAGTCAGTCTCAGAGATCCCCAGTATCAAGTAATTCTGGGTGTGATGCCCCAGGTAATAGTAACCCTTCTGTAAGTGTTTCCTCTCCAGCTGAGTCAGAAAAGCAAAGACAAGCTCCAAAACGGAAGCctgtaagaagaggaagaaaaccaCCTATACTGAAAAAGAAACTCCGGAGTTCTATACCTCCCCCTGAAAAATCATCTTCTAGTGATTCAGTAGAGGAAGAAACAGCAGAATCTGACACACCACCTGTGTTAGAGAAAGAGCAGCAATCAGATGTAGAAAGTAGTGACATTTGTTCTTTGCAGACAGATGTAGAAAATCAGTCTGCTAATTGTTTGAAAAGCTAcagtgaacaaataaaagaaagtgagGAATGTAGCAAGAATCATgatgtagaggaaaaggaacCTTTGTATTCTGAATCTACTCAAGATCTTCCTGTGCTAgttggagaggagaaagaaaataaacttgagAGTTCAGGTATAGAAGGTAAAGTTTTGTGTTTAGAAAGTGAGCTTtctaaagatatttttgaaaaaggaagtGATCCTTTGGAAAATCAAGACCAGGTATCTGAATCTTCAGAATCAGAGGTAAAAGTAGTTGTAGGTTCAGATCATTCTccaaatgattttcttaaatgttCAAGATCTGAAACTGAAATACACCAATCTGTGTCTAGTCTCCATCTAGATGAGAAACTTGAGAATGCAGAGTCAGTGGTTAATAAAGGCATAGTAGAAAGTCCTGTAGTAGTAATTATTGATCATAATGATTATTCAGTAAAAACAGAAGAGATTGTAGTGAACCCAAAGTTAGAATCTTCTGATGGTGAAATTATACAAACAGCAGACAGCAAATCTTTTGAGAGCACAGAGATTCAGTTACTCAGGCATGTTGAAACTGGTGATGCAGTAATAGCTGCAACATGTGATACttcacaaaatgaaaattcagGTAGTATTAAAgactctgaaaataatttattaaaaaatgacgTTAACACCAAATCAGACAAATCTTTAGAAGAAAATACTGAATCTCTTGTTGAACATCCTACATCTCCAGAATTGCCCAACACACACATAGAACTGACCCAGAAACATTTCGGTGAGGATGATAATGAAATGATACCCATGGAGTGTGATTCATTTTGTAGtgatcaaaatgaatctgaaattgAATCATCTGTAAATGCTGATACTAAACAATTAAATGAAACTTCTGTGGCACACTCTTCTGAAAATATGCCGTCTTCAGATCCTGTTAATGAAAAGGTTGAAACTGGATCTCAGCCATCTGAAAGCTCATTAGATAAAACAGATAAAGCCAAAAAGCCTCGTACTCGGAGATCACGATTTCATTCTCCATCTACTACTTGGTCTCCTAACAAAGACTCTACACAAGAAAAAAAGCGGTCTCAGTCTCCATCTCCCAAAAGAGATActggaaaagaaagcaggaagtCTCGATCACCATCTCCTAAGAAAGAATCTGGTAGAGGACGGAAAAAATCTCGTTCTCAGTCCCCTAAAAAGGATATGACAAAAGAAAGGAGGCATTCTCAGTCTCGGTCTCCAAAAAGAGATAGTGCCAGGGAAGGCAGAAGATCTGAATCACTGTCCCCCAAAAGAGATATTTCTAGAGAGAACCAAAGATCACAGTCAAGAGTGAAAGATTCTTCCTCAAGAGAAAAATCGAGGTCCcggagcagagaaagagaaaatgatagaGATGGACAGAGGAGAGATCGTGATAGAGAAAGAAGAACTAGACGGTGGTCCAGGTCCAGATCTCGTTCTAGGTCACCATTACGGTCTAGAACAAAAAGTAAAAGTTCATCATTTGGTAGAAATGAAAGAGATAGCTACTCTCCCCGGTGGAAGGAAAGGTGGACAAATGATGGTTGGAAATGTCCACGAGGAAATGATCGGTACAGAAGGAATGACCCAGAGAAGCAGAATGAaaatactagaaaagaaaaaagtgatatcAGTTCAGATGCTGATGATCCAAATTCTGACAAACATAGAAATGACTGTCCCAGTTGGGTAACCGAAAAAATTAATTCTGGGCCTGATCCAAGGaccagaaattcagaaaaattgaaagattcCCActgggaagaaaatagaaatgaaaattcaggGAATTCTTGGAATAAAAACTTTGGTTCAGGTTGGATGTCTAACCGTGGTAGAGGTAACCGTGGCAGAGGCACTTACAGAGGTAGTTTTGCCTACACAGATCAGAATGAAAATAGGTGGCAAAACCGAAAACCCCTCTCAGGGAATTCAAATAGTTCAGGGAATGATTCTTTCAAGTACATGGAACAGCCACCCTATAAGCGGAAAAATGAACAAGAGTTCTCATTTGATACACCAGCTGATAGATCAGGGTGGACATCTGCATCTAGTTGGGCTGTGAGAAAGACTCTGCCAGCAGATGTACAAAACTATTATTCACGACGAGGGAGGAATTCTTCAGGTCCACAGTCTGGATGGATGAGACAAGAAGAGGAAACAACTGAACAGG atTCTAACCTAAAAGACCAAACAAATCAAGAAGTTGATGGTTCTCAGCTACCTATAAATATGATGCAACCACAAATGAACGTAATGCAACAACAAATGAGTGCACACCAGCCTATGAATATCTTCCCATATCCAATGGGTGTTCATGCCCCTTTGATGAACATCCAACGCAATCCATTTAACATTCATCCCCAGCTACCCTTGCATCTCCACACAGGAGTGCCTCTCATGCAAGTAGCTGCTCCTACCAGTGTAACTCAGggactgccaccaccaccaccccctccccctccatctcaACAAGTCAGCTACATTGCTTCACAGCCAGATGGAAAGCAGCTGCAG aaattgcaaattcaagaaaAAGCAGCACAAGAGGTAAAATTGGCTATTAAACcattttaccaaaataaagaTATCACCAAGGAAGAATATAAAGAGATTGTACGGAAAGCAGTAGATAAA GTTTGTCATAGTAAGAGTGGAGAAGTAAATTCTACTAAAGTGGCAAATCTGGTAAAAGCCTATGTAGACAAATACAAATATTCACGGAAGGGGAGCCAAAAGAAAACTCTGGAGGAACCCGTGTCTACTGAAAAAAACATAGGCTGA
- the Scaf11 gene encoding protein SCAF11 isoform X3 translates to MKKKTVYTLNVGEQEYEDMEGEENRNGTATTGLFYSEADRCPICLNCLLEKEIGFPESCNHVFCVTCILKWAETLASCPIDRKPFQAVFKLSAVEGCVKIQVKRQLRETKDKNIESSLKKQPSCHESSESCIRKKNTIREDVLSARFYDLQVIHRISPYSKVRGKKNAAIKINKPRRSNQCASHCYRNFFSNMFSSSSPTGESSFTYRAYCTEFIEVSEISALIRQKRQELELSWFPDALPGIGRIGFIPWDIETEVLPLISSVLPRTIFPTSTVSLENFGTSFKGCTLTHTQEGEEKKQTSSTSNTRGSRRKPATATPTRRSTRNTRAETVSQSQRSPVSSNSGCDAPGNSNPSVSVSSPAESEKQRQAPKRKPVRRGRKPPILKKKLRSSIPPPEKSSSSDSVEEETAESDTPPVLEKEQQSDVESSDICSLQTDVENQSANCLKSYSEQIKESEECSKNHDVEEKEPLYSESTQDLPVLVGEEKENKLESSGIEGKVLCLESELSKDIFEKGSDPLENQDQVSESSESEVKVVVGSDHSPNDFLKCSRSETEIHQSVSSLHLDEKLENAESVVNKGIVESPVVVIIDHNDYSVKTEEIVVNPKLESSDGEIIQTADSKSFESTEIQLLRHVETGDAVIAATCDTSQNENSGSIKDSENNLLKNDVNTKSDKSLEENTESLVEHPTSPELPNTHIELTQKHFGEDDNEMIPMECDSFCSDQNESEIESSVNADTKQLNETSVAHSSENMPSSDPVNEKVETGSQPSESSLDKTDKAKKPRTRRSRFHSPSTTWSPNKDSTQEKKRSQSPSPKRDTGKESRKSRSPSPKKESGRGRKKSRSQSPKKDMTKERRHSQSRSPKRDSAREGRRSESLSPKRDISRENQRSQSRVKDSSSREKSRSRSRERENDRDGQRRDRDRERRTRRWSRSRSRSRSPLRSRTKSKSSSFGRNERDSYSPRWKERWTNDGWKCPRGNDRYRRNDPEKQNENTRKEKSDISSDADDPNSDKHRNDCPSWVTEKINSGPDPRTRNSEKLKDSHWEENRNENSGNSWNKNFGSGWMSNRGRGNRGRGTYRGSFAYTDQNENRWQNRKPLSGNSNSSGNDSFKYMEQPPYKRKNEQEFSFDTPADRSGWTSASSWAVRKTLPADVQNYYSRRGRNSSGPQSGWMRQEEETTEQDSNLKDQTNQEVDGSQLPINMMQPQMNVMQQQMSAHQPMNIFPYPMGVHAPLMNIQRNPFNIHPQLPLHLHTGVPLMQVAAPTSVTQGLPPPPPPPPPSQQVSYIASQPDGKQLQGIPSASHVGNNMSTPVLPAPTAAPGNMGTVQGPSSGNTSSSSHSKASNAAVKLAESKKLQIQEKAAQEVKLAIKPFYQNKDITKEEYKEIVRKAVDKVCHSKSGEVNSTKVANLVKAYVDKYKYSRKGSQKKTLEEPVSTEKNIG, encoded by the exons ACACTGGCTTCATGTCCTATTGACCGAAAACCTTTTCAGGCAGTGTTTAAATTGAGTGCTGTGGAAGGGTGTGTTAAG ATTCAAGTAAAAAGACAGCTGAGAGAAACAAAAGACAAGAATATTGAAAGCTCTCTTAAAAAACAGCCGTCCTGTCATGAAAGTTCAGAAAGCTGTATAAg gaaaaaaaacaccaTAAGGGAAGATGTATTAAGTGCAAGATTTTATGACTTGCAGGTGATACATA GAATCTCTCCATACAGTAAagtgagaggaaagaaaaatgcagcaataaagataaataag CCTCGAAGATCAAATCAGTGTGCCAGTCATTGCTACAGaaattttttctccaatatgttttcttctagtagtccCACTGGAGAATCTTCTTTTACCTATAGAGCTTACTG TACAGAATTTATAGAAGTCAGTGAAATCAGTGCATTGATTAGGCAGAAGAGACAGGAACTGGAATTGTCATGGTTTCCTGATGCACTGCCTGGAATTGGAAG aaTTGGTTTTATACCTTGGGATATTGAAACAGAAGTTCTTCCTCTCATTTCTTCTGTGTTGCCACGAACTATTTTTCCAACAAGTACCGTATCTTTAGAAAATTTTG GTACTTCTTTCAAGGGATGCACGTTGACACATacccaggaaggagaagaaaagaagcagacTTCTAGCACATCAAATACTAGAGGATCAAGACGAAAACCTGCAACAGCAACTCCTACAAGAAGATCTACACGTAATACAAGAGCTGAGACTGTCAGTCAGTCTCAGAGATCCCCAGTATCAAGTAATTCTGGGTGTGATGCCCCAGGTAATAGTAACCCTTCTGTAAGTGTTTCCTCTCCAGCTGAGTCAGAAAAGCAAAGACAAGCTCCAAAACGGAAGCctgtaagaagaggaagaaaaccaCCTATACTGAAAAAGAAACTCCGGAGTTCTATACCTCCCCCTGAAAAATCATCTTCTAGTGATTCAGTAGAGGAAGAAACAGCAGAATCTGACACACCACCTGTGTTAGAGAAAGAGCAGCAATCAGATGTAGAAAGTAGTGACATTTGTTCTTTGCAGACAGATGTAGAAAATCAGTCTGCTAATTGTTTGAAAAGCTAcagtgaacaaataaaagaaagtgagGAATGTAGCAAGAATCATgatgtagaggaaaaggaacCTTTGTATTCTGAATCTACTCAAGATCTTCCTGTGCTAgttggagaggagaaagaaaataaacttgagAGTTCAGGTATAGAAGGTAAAGTTTTGTGTTTAGAAAGTGAGCTTtctaaagatatttttgaaaaaggaagtGATCCTTTGGAAAATCAAGACCAGGTATCTGAATCTTCAGAATCAGAGGTAAAAGTAGTTGTAGGTTCAGATCATTCTccaaatgattttcttaaatgttCAAGATCTGAAACTGAAATACACCAATCTGTGTCTAGTCTCCATCTAGATGAGAAACTTGAGAATGCAGAGTCAGTGGTTAATAAAGGCATAGTAGAAAGTCCTGTAGTAGTAATTATTGATCATAATGATTATTCAGTAAAAACAGAAGAGATTGTAGTGAACCCAAAGTTAGAATCTTCTGATGGTGAAATTATACAAACAGCAGACAGCAAATCTTTTGAGAGCACAGAGATTCAGTTACTCAGGCATGTTGAAACTGGTGATGCAGTAATAGCTGCAACATGTGATACttcacaaaatgaaaattcagGTAGTATTAAAgactctgaaaataatttattaaaaaatgacgTTAACACCAAATCAGACAAATCTTTAGAAGAAAATACTGAATCTCTTGTTGAACATCCTACATCTCCAGAATTGCCCAACACACACATAGAACTGACCCAGAAACATTTCGGTGAGGATGATAATGAAATGATACCCATGGAGTGTGATTCATTTTGTAGtgatcaaaatgaatctgaaattgAATCATCTGTAAATGCTGATACTAAACAATTAAATGAAACTTCTGTGGCACACTCTTCTGAAAATATGCCGTCTTCAGATCCTGTTAATGAAAAGGTTGAAACTGGATCTCAGCCATCTGAAAGCTCATTAGATAAAACAGATAAAGCCAAAAAGCCTCGTACTCGGAGATCACGATTTCATTCTCCATCTACTACTTGGTCTCCTAACAAAGACTCTACACAAGAAAAAAAGCGGTCTCAGTCTCCATCTCCCAAAAGAGATActggaaaagaaagcaggaagtCTCGATCACCATCTCCTAAGAAAGAATCTGGTAGAGGACGGAAAAAATCTCGTTCTCAGTCCCCTAAAAAGGATATGACAAAAGAAAGGAGGCATTCTCAGTCTCGGTCTCCAAAAAGAGATAGTGCCAGGGAAGGCAGAAGATCTGAATCACTGTCCCCCAAAAGAGATATTTCTAGAGAGAACCAAAGATCACAGTCAAGAGTGAAAGATTCTTCCTCAAGAGAAAAATCGAGGTCCcggagcagagaaagagaaaatgatagaGATGGACAGAGGAGAGATCGTGATAGAGAAAGAAGAACTAGACGGTGGTCCAGGTCCAGATCTCGTTCTAGGTCACCATTACGGTCTAGAACAAAAAGTAAAAGTTCATCATTTGGTAGAAATGAAAGAGATAGCTACTCTCCCCGGTGGAAGGAAAGGTGGACAAATGATGGTTGGAAATGTCCACGAGGAAATGATCGGTACAGAAGGAATGACCCAGAGAAGCAGAATGAaaatactagaaaagaaaaaagtgatatcAGTTCAGATGCTGATGATCCAAATTCTGACAAACATAGAAATGACTGTCCCAGTTGGGTAACCGAAAAAATTAATTCTGGGCCTGATCCAAGGaccagaaattcagaaaaattgaaagattcCCActgggaagaaaatagaaatgaaaattcaggGAATTCTTGGAATAAAAACTTTGGTTCAGGTTGGATGTCTAACCGTGGTAGAGGTAACCGTGGCAGAGGCACTTACAGAGGTAGTTTTGCCTACACAGATCAGAATGAAAATAGGTGGCAAAACCGAAAACCCCTCTCAGGGAATTCAAATAGTTCAGGGAATGATTCTTTCAAGTACATGGAACAGCCACCCTATAAGCGGAAAAATGAACAAGAGTTCTCATTTGATACACCAGCTGATAGATCAGGGTGGACATCTGCATCTAGTTGGGCTGTGAGAAAGACTCTGCCAGCAGATGTACAAAACTATTATTCACGACGAGGGAGGAATTCTTCAGGTCCACAGTCTGGATGGATGAGACAAGAAGAGGAAACAACTGAACAGG atTCTAACCTAAAAGACCAAACAAATCAAGAAGTTGATGGTTCTCAGCTACCTATAAATATGATGCAACCACAAATGAACGTAATGCAACAACAAATGAGTGCACACCAGCCTATGAATATCTTCCCATATCCAATGGGTGTTCATGCCCCTTTGATGAACATCCAACGCAATCCATTTAACATTCATCCCCAGCTACCCTTGCATCTCCACACAGGAGTGCCTCTCATGCAAGTAGCTGCTCCTACCAGTGTAACTCAGggactgccaccaccaccaccccctccccctccatctcaACAAGTCAGCTACATTGCTTCACAGCCAGATGGAAAGCAGCTGCAG GGTATTCCTAGTGCTTCTCATGTAGGTAATAACATGAGTACACCAGTCTTGCCTGCTCCGACAGCAGCCCCAGGAAATATGGGAACAGTTCAGGGACCAAGTTCTGGTAATACTTCGTCATCAAGTCACAGCAAAGCCTCTAATGCTGCTGTAAAATTGGCAGAAAGCAAA aaattgcaaattcaagaaaAAGCAGCACAAGAGGTAAAATTGGCTATTAAACcattttaccaaaataaagaTATCACCAAGGAAGAATATAAAGAGATTGTACGGAAAGCAGTAGATAAA GTTTGTCATAGTAAGAGTGGAGAAGTAAATTCTACTAAAGTGGCAAATCTGGTAAAAGCCTATGTAGACAAATACAAATATTCACGGAAGGGGAGCCAAAAGAAAACTCTGGAGGAACCCGTGTCTACTGAAAAAAACATAGGCTGA